In Candidatus Gastranaerophilales bacterium, a single window of DNA contains:
- a CDS encoding RsmE family RNA methyltransferase: MPHFIINSTAVEGCYIRVSGKELYNHIAKAMRVKEGETLMFIDENEVQYKTLVDKISSSEIYTKVVDSYPSFRKLDVDITLAQAVLKPDAQFLAIQKATELGVKNILPLVTDNCVVRESIIKAKAEKWQKIALESVKQCERADIPVVLPYEKLNKDFFDKEYKYIAFVERDADYSLKEFFNLTEINKESKIVIIIGPEGGFSQREFDLFKELEIPQVSLGNLIYRADTACTVAVANVLFGLENGKS, from the coding sequence ATGCCGCATTTTATTATAAATTCAACAGCTGTAGAGGGTTGCTATATCAGGGTTTCAGGCAAAGAGCTCTATAATCATATTGCTAAAGCGATGAGGGTTAAAGAGGGAGAAACCCTTATGTTTATTGATGAGAACGAGGTTCAGTATAAGACTTTGGTGGATAAGATTTCATCTTCTGAAATCTATACTAAAGTTGTAGATTCTTATCCGTCATTTCGTAAACTTGACGTAGATATTACATTGGCTCAAGCTGTTTTGAAGCCTGATGCTCAGTTTTTGGCTATACAAAAAGCTACAGAACTTGGGGTCAAAAACATTCTTCCTTTGGTGACGGATAATTGTGTTGTGAGGGAAAGTATTATAAAAGCTAAAGCAGAAAAATGGCAAAAAATTGCATTGGAGTCTGTTAAACAGTGCGAAAGGGCTGATATTCCAGTGGTTTTGCCTTATGAAAAACTAAACAAAGACTTTTTTGATAAAGAATATAAATATATAGCTTTTGTTGAAAGAGATGCTGATTATTCGTTAAAAGAATTTTTTAATTTGACAGAAATCAATAAAGAAAGCAAAATTGTTATTATAATAGGACCGGAAGGTGGCTTTTCGCAGAGGGAATTTGACTTGTTTAAGGAGCTTGAAATTCCGCAAGTAAGCCTCGGAAATCTTATTTATAGGGCGGATACAGCCTGTACTGTTGCAGTTGCAAATGTTTTATTCGGATTGGAAAATGGAAAAAGCTAA